A part of Thiomicrorhabdus sediminis genomic DNA contains:
- a CDS encoding LapA family protein, with translation MFKLLSLVLTLCFVFIGVSLGVLNPSEVMLDLFFVQMQLPLSVVMAVLFICGMLLGALFILMQVIRLNWMLRRKTKENQKLSDQIVQLKKAQVQQSADRLAKDVQRVEVDQEQPKALSYQQL, from the coding sequence ATGTTTAAGTTACTGTCTCTTGTTCTGACACTTTGCTTTGTTTTTATTGGCGTCAGCCTCGGCGTACTAAACCCATCAGAGGTAATGCTTGATCTGTTTTTCGTGCAGATGCAGTTGCCGTTAAGTGTGGTGATGGCAGTTTTGTTTATTTGTGGCATGTTGCTCGGAGCCCTGTTCATCCTGATGCAGGTTATTCGCTTGAACTGGATGTTACGACGCAAAACCAAAGAGAATCAAAAGCTTTCGGATCAAATCGTCCAACTGAAAAAAGCCCAGGTGCAGCAGTCTGCCGATCGTTTAGCCAAGGATGTGCAGCGTGTTGAAGTCGACCAGGAGCAGCCCAAAGCGCTTAGTTACCAGCAACTTTAA
- the pyrF gene encoding orotidine-5'-phosphate decarboxylase gives MSQNQSINDPKVLIALDFADAQQALEFVTPLDSSTCRLKVGKELFAAAGPEFVRQLVDLGFDVFLDLKYHDIPNTVAKAVQAAARMGVWMVNVHALGGRKMMQAAKAALDEMEHKPLLIAVTILTSMEQEDLAEIGLAGSPRDNVMRLAALTKDSGLDGVVCSAQEAADIREMVGKDFCLVTPGIRPAGSDINDQKRIMTPAQAIEAGSSYLVVGRPITQSKSPANTLAEINASLIHY, from the coding sequence ATGAGTCAGAATCAATCTATCAATGATCCTAAAGTATTAATCGCGCTCGACTTTGCCGATGCGCAGCAGGCACTTGAATTTGTTACGCCGCTAGACAGTAGTACCTGTCGATTGAAAGTCGGTAAGGAGTTGTTTGCCGCTGCTGGTCCGGAATTTGTCAGGCAGCTGGTTGATTTGGGTTTTGATGTGTTTTTGGATCTTAAATACCACGATATTCCTAATACGGTTGCCAAAGCCGTTCAGGCGGCAGCCAGAATGGGGGTGTGGATGGTCAATGTACATGCTTTGGGCGGCCGCAAGATGATGCAGGCAGCCAAGGCGGCGTTGGATGAAATGGAACACAAGCCGTTATTGATTGCGGTGACCATCCTGACCAGTATGGAGCAGGAGGATTTAGCGGAAATCGGTCTGGCTGGTTCACCGCGTGACAATGTCATGCGTTTAGCTGCTTTGACTAAGGATTCCGGTCTGGATGGCGTGGTCTGTTCAGCACAGGAAGCGGCGGATATTCGCGAAATGGTTGGTAAGGATTTCTGCTTAGTGACGCCAGGAATTCGTCCGGCTGGTAGCGATATTAATGACCAGAAGCGCATCATGACTCCAGCGCAAGCGATTGAGGCAGGCTCGAGTTATTTGGTGGTAGGGCGTCCAATCACCCAATCAAAGTCACCAGCCAATACTCTGGCGGAAATCAATGCGAGCCTGATTCATTATTAA
- a CDS encoding DUF2232 domain-containing protein produces MKGPTQALIAIVIFAALSVFLAPFGIIVGALIALVTLRVSVSEGFKTLVWGVLSHVGLTLLLTGSMLGGFLAVAEYMLPVWLMAVVLRQTNSLASALQFAMVLVGVLVVGFHLMVADTSQWWLSLFNQYLAPVLQASQIEYEVERIAQITDHFTMLVAVFMIVLWFSILVVGRWWQSELYYPGRFKTDFYQLALPKSTAYVAIALAVLGLLNASQNSMINDLSSVLIAGLMMQGIAIAHHTVATKEMRTAWLVGLYILLFLVPESMLVLATIGLVDTWVDFRNRWTNKEL; encoded by the coding sequence ATGAAAGGGCCAACGCAGGCCTTGATTGCGATCGTTATATTTGCGGCATTAAGTGTTTTTTTAGCACCGTTTGGAATTATTGTCGGTGCTTTAATCGCCTTGGTTACCTTGAGAGTCTCGGTTAGCGAAGGTTTTAAAACCCTGGTATGGGGTGTTTTGAGTCATGTCGGCCTAACGCTGTTATTGACTGGTAGTATGCTTGGTGGCTTTTTAGCGGTTGCCGAATACATGTTACCGGTCTGGTTGATGGCCGTTGTACTCAGGCAGACCAATTCACTGGCTTCTGCATTGCAATTCGCAATGGTTTTAGTCGGTGTATTGGTGGTAGGTTTCCATTTAATGGTTGCCGATACGTCACAATGGTGGCTATCGTTGTTTAACCAGTATCTGGCACCGGTGCTACAAGCATCGCAGATTGAATATGAAGTGGAGCGCATTGCGCAGATCACTGATCATTTCACCATGCTGGTAGCCGTGTTTATGATTGTTTTATGGTTCTCCATTTTGGTCGTAGGCAGATGGTGGCAGAGCGAGTTGTATTATCCTGGCCGTTTTAAAACGGACTTTTATCAGCTGGCACTTCCGAAATCAACCGCTTATGTAGCCATCGCTTTGGCTGTGTTAGGTCTGTTAAACGCATCGCAAAACAGCATGATCAATGATTTATCATCGGTTCTGATTGCTGGCTTGATGATGCAGGGCATTGCCATTGCCCACCATACCGTTGCCACCAAGGAGATGCGTACTGCTTGGTTGGTCGGGTTATATATACTGTTGTTTCTAGTTCCAGAAAGCATGTTGGTTTTAGCAACCATCGGTTTGGTAGACACTTGGGTGGATTTCCGTAACCGTTGGACGAATAAAGAACTATAG
- the rpsF gene encoding 30S ribosomal protein S6 gives MRHYEVVFLVHPDQSEQVPAMLERYRALIEQSEGKIHRLEDWGRRQLAYIINKVHKAHYILMNIECSQETLDELENAFYYNDAVLRSMVVKQKEAITEPSVMAGNKDDKADKRRGPKE, from the coding sequence ATGCGTCATTATGAAGTCGTATTTCTAGTGCACCCTGATCAGAGTGAACAGGTTCCTGCAATGCTAGAGCGTTACCGTGCCCTTATCGAACAGTCTGAAGGTAAGATTCACCGTCTTGAAGACTGGGGACGTCGTCAACTTGCTTATATCATCAACAAAGTACATAAGGCTCACTACATTCTTATGAACATCGAATGTTCACAAGAAACTCTAGATGAGTTAGAAAATGCTTTTTACTACAACGATGCCGTTTTACGTAGCATGGTAGTTAAGCAGAAAGAAGCGATCACTGAACCTTCAGTAATGGCTGGCAATAAAGACGATAAAGCTGACAAGCGTCGTGGTCCAAAGGAGTAA
- the rpsR gene encoding 30S ribosomal protein S18: MARGFGRKKFCRFTADGVKQIDYKDLDTLKAYITETGKIVPSRITGTSAKYQRQLATAIKRARYIALLPYTDQHK; this comes from the coding sequence ATGGCTAGAGGATTTGGTAGAAAGAAATTCTGTCGTTTCACAGCTGATGGCGTGAAGCAGATTGATTACAAAGACTTAGATACATTGAAAGCGTACATTACTGAAACAGGTAAAATCGTTCCAAGTCGTATCACTGGAACAAGCGCTAAGTATCAGCGTCAGTTAGCCACTGCAATTAAACGTGCTCGTTATATTGCATTATTGCCATACACTGACCAGCACAAATAA